One segment of Triticum aestivum cultivar Chinese Spring chromosome 2A, IWGSC CS RefSeq v2.1, whole genome shotgun sequence DNA contains the following:
- the LOC123188682 gene encoding oxygen-evolving enhancer protein 1, chloroplastic-like: MAASLQAAATLMPAKIGGRASSARPSSHVARAFGVDAGARITCSLQSDIREVASKCADAAKMAGFALATSALLVSGASAEGAPKRLTFDEIQSKTYMEVKGTGTANQCPTIDGGVDSFPFKAGKYEMKKFCLEPTSFTVKAEGIQKNEPPAFQKTKLMTRLTYTLDEMEGPLEVGADGTLKFEEKDGIDYAAVTVQLPGGERVPFLFTVKQLVATGKPESFSGPFLVPSYRGSSFLDPKGRGGSTGYDNAVALPAGGRGDEEELAKENVKNASSSTGNITLSVTKSKPETGEVIGVFESVQPSDTDLGAKAPKDVKIQGVWYAQLESN, translated from the exons ATGGCAGCGTCTCTCCAAGCCGCGGCCACGCTGATGCCGGCCAAGATCGGCGGCCGGGCCTCCTCCGCGCGGCCGTCGTCGCACGTCGCCCGGGCGTTCGGCGTTGACGCTGGCGCCAGGATCACCTGCTCCCTGCAGTCCGACATCAGGGAGGTCGCAAGCAAGTGCGCCGACGCCGCCAAGATGGCCGGCTTCGCCCTCGCCACCTCTGCCCTCCTCGTCTCC GGCGCGAGCGCGGAGGGGGCGCCCAAGAGGCTGACCTTCGACGAGATCCAGAGCAAGACCTACATGGAGGTGAAGGGTACCGGCACCGCGAACCAGTGCCCGACCATCGACGGCGGCGTCGACTCCTTCCCCTTCAAGGCCGGCAAGTACGAGATGAAGAAGTTCTGCCTGGAGCCCACCTCCTTCACCGTCAAGGCCGAGGGCATCCAGAAGAACGAGCCGCCGGCCTTCCAGAAAACCAAGCTCATGACCCGTCTCACCTACACCCTTGACGAGATGGAAGGCCCGCTCGAGGTCGGCGCCGACGGCACCCTCAAGTTCGAGGAGAAGGACGGCATCGACTACGCGGCCGTCACCGTGCAGCTCCCCGGAGGCGAGCGAGTGCCCTTCCTCTTCACCGTCAAGCAGCTCGTCGCTACCGGCAAGCCCGAGAGCTTCAGCGGGCCCTTCCTCGTGCCCAGCTACAGGGGTTCGTCTTTCCTCGACCCAAAGGGCCGTGGTGGCTCTACTGGCTACGACAACGCCGTGGCGCTACCCGCCGGAGGCAGAGGAGACGAGGAGGAGTTGGCTAAGGAGAACGTGAAGAACGCGTCCTCGTCCACGGGCAACATCACGCTCAGCGTGACCAAGAGCAAGCCGGAGACCGGCGAGGTGATCGGTGTCTTCGAGAGCGTGCAGCCGTCAGACACCGACCTCGGCGCCAAGGCGCCCAAGGATGTCAAGATCCAGGGTGTGTGGTACGCGCAGCTCGAGTCTAACTAG